One region of Canis aureus isolate CA01 chromosome 31, VMU_Caureus_v.1.0, whole genome shotgun sequence genomic DNA includes:
- the CAMK2N2 gene encoding calcium/calmodulin-dependent protein kinase II inhibitor 2, with amino-acid sequence MSEILPYSEDKMGRFAADPEGSDLSFSCRLQDTNSFFAGNQAKRPPKLGQIGRAKRVVIEDDRIDDVLKGMGEKPPSGV; translated from the exons ATGTCCGAGATCCTGCCCTACAGTGAGGACAAGATGGGCCGCTTCGCCGCCGATCCCGAGGGCTCCGATCTCTCCTTCAGCTGCCGCCTGCAGGACACCAACTCCTTCTTCGCGGGCAACCAAGCCAAGCGACCCCCTAAGCTGGGCCAGATCGGCCGAGCCAAGAGAG TGGTGATCGAGGATGACCGGATAGACGACGTGCTGAAGGGGATGGGGGAGAAGCCGCCGTCCGGAGTGTAG